Proteins encoded together in one Leptospira bourretii window:
- a CDS encoding biotin/lipoyl-containing protein: MKEFLLKTPDLGDTEKIELVRWLRKVGDSVSKGDEMIELVTDKAAFPVESPYSGILKKIIMEEGSVVKKGDILGIMDINE; encoded by the coding sequence ATGAAAGAATTCCTCTTAAAAACTCCTGATTTGGGTGATACAGAAAAGATCGAATTGGTTCGTTGGCTCCGAAAGGTAGGTGATTCCGTGTCAAAAGGGGACGAAATGATCGAACTTGTCACCGACAAAGCAGCTTTCCCCGTCGAATCTCCCTATTCGGGAATCTTAAAAAAAATCATAATGGAAGAAGGATCTGTAGTGAAAAAAGGAGATATCCTCGGAATCATGGATATTAACGAATGA